In Nicotiana tabacum cultivar K326 chromosome 10, ASM71507v2, whole genome shotgun sequence, the DNA window TCATACAAGTACCAATACAGGGATACAAATGGCTAAAATTGTGGAGAACTTAGTGAGGAGATCTAGTTTTGTTCTACAATACAGTCAATTTCAATTGAACCCGTCCCCATAACGTTACATCCGCCCCTTAGCAACTGCAGGcactatttttctcttcttgATGGATAGCCTCTTTTATAATAGTCAAGAAAAATCAGCATGAAGACGGTGAGATAAGATACCAGAAGAATAATTGTGTTCTTGATGCTtccttgatatatatatatacacacacacacaaaagctTTGCCTGGAATAAGACAACCTTGAAGAAAATTGGGGCCAGGAGGAGGATATTGCTTTCTCCATGGATCATTCTTTCTGAAAACTGTCTCTTTATTTATTGAACTACTTTAGATTGAGATACTGAATCCtcggaaaccaaaaaaaaaaatagaaatgagAGTAGgactatttctttccaaaaatgaAGATGACATGGTCAAGCAACTGCAGGCTCAGTTTGATCTTCCAGGTCCAGCTCTAATAGAGAAGCCTGACCAAAGATGCTTACCACAAGTCTCATTTCATCCCAGCTATCGGCACTTGTAGCTTCGGGCTCTTGCCTGACATGGTAATTATAATCATCATCCTTGTCTCCAGCATCCAATTGCCATAACCACTGATTACCAATGTAAACAGGCTGTGAATCATCGGCATAATGGCTGCCATGCTGTATTGCTTCACCTGTCGACAGGTCATCTGATTTCTCAGGTCTCTTTACATAACTGGGTACAAAATCATCTTTGCAGGTGCCAGCAAAGTAGGATACAAAATCCCCTAGCCAGTTGTTGTTCACCCCATCATTGTAGGGAAAAAGTTCATTTCCATAGAAGGTATTTGTTGAAAAGTGATTGACTTCTTCCTTGTTCCCGCAAAAGCTGTTGTCCTCGTAGAGTCTGTCTTGATTGGACGGAAGTGGCTCTCCATAAGGACCACCATTGACATAGCTTAGGTCATACCAAGTGAGGTAATAAAACTCGAAAGAGACCACATTCATGCTCACCGAGTGCCGAACTAAAAGCGCACATGAGAAGATCACAGAACTCAAGACTCTGCCACACAACCATGAAATGATGGGTTCTTGCTTCAGCTGAAGAAGTTCTGCTACTTAtaatcaaaaaaagaagaaagagaatctGCTATGCAGAGAATATGGTCTATGGTTTTACCTATCATAAAACAGGATGTGGTCTGCAATTTTGATGCTTTTTTCCCTTTCCACTGTAATTCTGATGCTCACCCATCAATTATCTACTACAACAGGAGAACATGCTTGAAGTAAAGTTTTATGTCAACTACGCCTTAATTCCAAATTAGTTGGAGTCACCTGTATGAATAATTTATACTATGTTGCTCCATTCAGGCAGAGGCGGATCTTGGATTTTTGGGTGCACTACTAAAAAAAGGAGGAAAATTGTATCAAGTGGGAATTAATTTCCTCTTGGTAAATAACTCAACATTTAACCAAGTACATCATTCAATCTTCTTGGAGCATGGGTGTCAACAGTTAATATTatacttattttaaaaaatatgtacataaaatatctaattttgatGAAAGACCATGAGTTCATGTGCCCCATAATCTTCCCTATAAATTCGCCCCCTGCATTCAGGCATATATACATTGGTGAATGTTATTCAATTGACTACCCCTCGGCGATTGCAAGAAGTGATAGTTTTACTGGCGATCATATTTAAGTTAACACTGCTAGAATGAGAATTTTTCATGCGACTTTATGTGACCATTGCCTTAGTCATCACAAAAGGTAAGGGTTGCACACAGTAGCAAAGCAAAGGAATTTAGTTAAATGTATATGAATAAAAagtaatatttaatatatatatatatatatatatatatatatatatatagtataattttttaGCGAAGGCTATTCAATTGACTGCCCTCGTCAAAGAATAAAGAGATACATTTATTACGTCACTCAATAATGTACCACACTGCTCTTTTATTCAAGTTTGGCATTTGTTTGTGCTGCCGCACAAAGCTGGTTGAAATAAAAgttattgctaaagaaatttcGATTTCTTGCTGATTAAACACGTATATTTTTTGGGTTACCTATATTTATAGCTTGTTTAGCCAAGCtgacttattttgagaagtgcttttgcTCTAAAGTGCTTTTAAGGACATGTATGTTGGAGTTAAGACACCGGTTAGAACAACAAGAGAAGACTTTGAGTACTTTTCGGTTGAGATGGGGCTGCATCAGGGTTCAACACTTAGCGCATTTTGTTTTCTTTGGCAATGGGCGTATTGACGCgacacattcaaggggaggtgccttggtgcatgttatttgcagatgacatagtcctaattgaTGAGACGTGCAGTGGTGTTCATGAGAGGCTAGAGGTCTGGAGACATACCCTAGAGTCTAAGGATTTTAaattgagcaggaccaagacagaatacttagagtgcaagttcagcggTGTTACTCAGGAAGCGGGCGGAAATGTGAagcttgatacacaagtcatccccaTGAAAGAGAGTTTTATGTATCTGGGGTCTATAATTCAGAATGATGGGGAGATtaatgaggatgtcacacatcgtaccGGGacaggatggatgaagtggaggctcgcttccggtgtCTTGTGCGATAAAAATGTGCGTTGAGACTTAAGGATAAGTTCTACAAGgtagtggttagaccgactatgttgcaTGGGGTAGAGTGCtagccagtcaagaactcccatgtacagcagatgaaagtagctgaaatgagaatgttgagatggatgtgtgggcatactaggtTAGATAGAATTAAGAATGAAGTTATTCGAGACAAGGTAGGAGTGGCTCCTCTGGAGGAAAATATGCGAGAGACGAGGCTGAGATGGCTCGgacatgttaagaggagaagcagAGATGGCCTagtcaggaggtgtgagaggttggccttggAGGGGGAGGAGATAACAGtaagggtagaggtaggccaTAGAAGccttggggagaggtgatcaggcgaGACATGGCGCAACTTGAGCTAACCGAGGACACGACCCtggataggagggtgtggaggttgaggattagggtagaaggttagtaggtagtcgtgTGTTTTCCTTTATCTTCATTAGTTCGATAGTGTTAGTGTTAGTATGGTACCCTTTTTATCCTGAGTTTGCTATCATCGCATGTCTTGTTTTGTCATTACGTGTCACCGGTACTTCCTTAGTTTTCTATCAGTGCTCCTTTCATATTCTCTATTGTTATCAGACCCTCGGATTTAGTCCTCTAAATATATTGTCTTGTTATTTCTTGCTATCGGtatttctttcatattctttattgctatcttcaatttatttttctaaatataTCGTCTTGCTATGAATTGCTATCAGCgcttcttccattttctttagtcGAAGGTCTATCGGAAGCAGTCTCTCTGCACTTCGGGGTAGGGGTACGgttgcgtacatcctaccctccccagactccattTGTGAGAttttcactgggttgttgttgttgttatagttTAGTGTTTGGCCAATTCATTTGATAAGTACTTTTTGCAGTTTTGGATAAGCAAATTATATTTGGTCAATCTTTTCAAAAAGTATTTTTGTATGCCAAATTACGATAAATATAATTGTTCAATTTATaattaatatattatttaaagagaaatataaatttaattattttttctttttatttagttagaatattaaatataaagaaaaaagatATATTAAAAATTTAATCAGTATAAGATATAGTTATCCAAAGCAACAATATTAGGTATCAAATATTACTTATTGTTTAtatgatgatttaaatatatcatccaatataaataaaaaatttgcTTTTTTACTCCCATATAAAAGGAAGATATCTATTTATAGTGGAGAGACTATTTCAAAGAAGAATAGgagaagaagaatagaaagataataaagataaaataaataaataaatcaataaataGAAAGGATggtagaaaaaaaagaaaaaaaagttaaattaatgaagataatttgaaaatataaatttatagtaAGGATACTTTTgtcttaaaataattaattttctgcTCCTGCTTTTTGAAAGAACATAGAATTTGTAAATTCTtctcaaaaacataaaaaatgattCTGCTGCTGCTCAAAAGCACTTCAAACACATCAAATTTTTGACAAAGTACTTGGATGGAATCTGTTTAAtaatggaaagaaagaaaaaagaagaaaccaAACTACCATGACAAAGGGAAAAGTAGAAGGAAAGGATTAGGTATCTGATTTTGGAAAAGTGCTTAGCTTGCAAAAGCATGTTATTCTATTGAAAGAGAATCCTATGCATGGAAAAGGTATTATTTTGCACTTGGCTAAAATATGACAAGTAGAAGCCTCTTAATCCTTGCAGCAGAAAAAACAAGTATTACGCCTTAGTATGTTTGGTGTGTTTGAAAGGTCCCTTCAGAAGCTGCATAAACACCAAACACGGTTAAGATTGTACAGAACCTCAAGCTAATAAGAAGAGAAGCTGAATATAGGCAACACAATGACCACAAAATATTTTAGCCTGCTAGGAACTTAAGAAAGCAGCATTATATTATAGATGTATAAAGAATACAAAGATGGAATAAACTGAAGTTTATGATATAAAGGAAACATGATCATGTCTCCTCCCACATATTCTGGTGAAGATAAGCCATACAATGAATCTGACATTAGAAAACATAAGTGTCTACTCATAGAAGCTAATGTATCAGTGTATTCTAATTATTTAGAGAAGATTATCCGGTAATAATTCACTAACTACAGTCCATATTTCTCTCACTTTACAATAAATTAGTTACTACATCTTCTACCCAAAAGACTTTGATTTGTGCTTTCCCATCAGATTCTAAGTGTTCCAGATTCAATTGCAGCAGCACCAGTTCATTCTGCATGCATAGAACTGTTCGTGATAGAACATTATATATAATCTGACAACTACGACGATTCATAAATCTGCCTAGCCACTGCAACAGGCTGCAAAAACACCACCAACTTGATTGACAGGAAAAACCACCAAAACGATTCACCTGAAACTCATAGATAAACGTGATTTAGAGCCTACAATTTTCATGTCAATATCAGTAGCTTGAGAGTGAGACTGGAGATATTAGCAAATTATCAATTTTGGTGGAATTTAAATATTTGATTGTCCTAAAATGTTCTCCAACTATGTGAATCATATTGACGAAACATCAGACAAATCTAGATCTTGCAGAAACGACTATAGCAGATAATAAAACTGTTCCCACTTGAGTATATCAATAAGCTAATTGAAATCCACAGACCTGTCTAGACAAACAATAAAAGCAACTGGTGACTTAAGCACCTTTAACTAAAATCTAGTGCACCAAAGAAAAAGATAACAACCTCAGAGAAAGGAATGTGGAACTATGTTGAACTCCATACTGCAGCATTGTAATTCTCCAACTCTTTTGAGCTTGATCCATATATCGCTTTAATTGTGTCTATGCAAGAACTGCAATCAAGACATCCTTTCAATTAAAACAGTAGTCTCAGACAGAAATTTAGTGGTTAAGACTTAAGACTTTCACAAAATCTATAGGCAACGAGTAAATGAGCAACGTCAATGGATTACCTGCAAGCTTCCTTGTTGAACTTTTTCGTTTCAATCCCATACAATGTCTCAAAGATGGCTGGTTCCACCCGACAAAAATATGGACGATCTAAAgcaaagagaaaaacaaatgatTCAAGAAATCCACCCATATGACAAAGGGGAAAACTACATCATCAGCGATAAATATTGAAATCTCCAAATTCCATTTGGAAAAGAAGGTTTCACCTGCATAAATGGAGCATTTTCTTGTGCTCTTCTCAAAATGTATGCACCATCCATCAGAACCCACCATGCTTTGGAATAACTGAGAAGTAAAATTCCacatttaaagcttcaaactttATATAATAGTCTTCTCATTTCGGATGGCCCAAAATATTGACACGGTTGTACTAATAATAACAATCTTTCGATTTTCGAAAAATCTACTGATAACGTTATTCTATGTAAATTTAACAGCTTTTATGAACTCAAATTCATTTAACCATTCAACTCTTAAAATCAACTGTAACTTTTCTATCTTACTAAATTCAATCATATCTTAACACTTGTTCTCCACTACTACAAATATACTACATAAATCGAATTGACATAAAAAGATCCACATCCATagaaatatcatataaaatatgaCAATTGTAGTATAAACCATCATATTCATGACACCCACATAATTTTGATTAATAACCGAGAAATCCCCGGGGCCAGCGGCGCATGGTTTGAAACTGGTGAATAACGGGTCCACCTCATTGTCTTTCCTCGTTTAAATATCATGCTTTTGTTTCCGGCCTAACCCACACGTCACGTGTTATGCTTTTAACACTAGCCTGATTCAAAGCCTGATTCttctgtcccaatttatgtaTCTTACTTTCATTTTTAGTTTATCCAAAAAAGAATAGCATACTTtccttatttagaaataatttaactttaaacttatCATTTTACTTCTTAAACTCCATGCTCACTCAAATACCGctacataaattggaacggagcaAGTATTGTATGAATTATGACAACATAAAACCCACATAATTTAAActgaaaataatgagaaaaaGAACCTCAACATCAGAAGGGTCATCAAAAATTTCTTCGGCAGTGGGAAAGTTTGGGCCTTTGTCAAGTTTGCAGCATGCACCACAATTCTGCACGCACTGCCACGTGGGTTCTTTACTCCTGCTGTTAAAGCCTGACGTTGTTTTCTTGACGGTAGCCGGTGGTACACTGGGATTGGTAGTGGTTATCTTTTGCTTACCATTCTGGGGTTTAGGGTTAGGTCTGAGTCGTGGCTGCTTCGCCGCCGCGAGAACGGTGGCGAAACGCGGCAGAGGCACCGCAGCTAGCGAATGAGACATTGGAATTCTTATGGATTGACTGTCCGTTGGCGCCACATAAAATCAGGGGAGTGCATTAATAGCCGATTTTGGGACCCCTATTTAAACTATGGCCTAAGTTCATAAATTATTACAAGTCTAGCCACTTCAGACGAAAGTTTTGcttaaagtttttcttttttttgataatatggatatttatattatatataacccagcagagtcgccagagctgtcacacctcctttttgcgcgccccgccccgaagggttaaatgcgcgagggagtttttccaatttaagtgacaatattcgaaatgagattatttatttaattcagagtcgccacttgggaaaggtttggcttttagtgtcccaagtcaccggtttatcttgaatcccaaatcgaggaaaatattcgacttttccaaatgaagtctgcgaaccagaaattctaagtaaggaattctgttgacccgagggaaggtgttaggcaccctcgaatcccgtggttctagcacggtcgcttaaattgttataatggctaaatatcttatttaaatatatgttatgacttacgtgtttttattaagtttaaaccgcttttatcattatcatttatttttatagaattgcaacgtcgtgaaaatgcatctcgaaccacgtcacaatcaatgcgcccgtgatcgtcaacacattttgacttcgttgagatttggatttgggtcacatcaatgcacacccgaatttaagaatgtaatttaattaaaccgtgcctaaagagtctaacgtattattatctttggggaaggccgtaaaattcgctaaacggcatgtcccgaattctaagtattttttatggttaattattgagggccccacaattcgcattttttatttggcgaggctcatctcattttttggaaggatatcctaaagtgactacatttctattacgtttgtctctaaaaaataaaaaaaggaagatgccaaacttacttgtttaaacaaGTACATACTGAATTTTTACTATGTCTGCCGAATCCGAATTTTGTtcgattacctgattgattgtttatgaggtgagagtTACCTCATACCTTGTCTTTatcgagtgaatacgcttgttaatttgctaagtgagattgcaagcaaactaataacaTATACTAAACTCATGTTGACGACCTccaagtttgatttttaaaaCTAGCCTATTTGGACTTGATAAATGAAATTGGCTGTTTACTAGGAAAACTACTACTTATTGAACTAAAAACGCCTGCTAGTTTTCCTCAAAAAGTCatcgcattatttcgaaacagtGAATCTATACCGAAGCCCAATATCGAACCTATATCGGATCAAGTAATCTGACAAGAGAGTTGGCGTACATGGCCAAACTCTTAATGTGAccgcatgagagtttgtttggggtACATTTGTCCCGGACCAAATACAACAGATTTGGACAATTCAGTGGTCTAGACAAAATACGTGCAGGTGCTTGCCCTGATTCTATGTTATACTGTCATAACTAAATCAAGACCCCAATGATTATATACATTAAAACACACCTGATCTAATAAACAGTGCTATCTAATGTTTcatctcaaacagaatgtatgtTAATTTATACAGAGCAATTGTTGTTGGAATGAACTTAAACAAATGCAGGTCGACTACCATTCAACCTATGGCCATGTTTTGAACATAGGTATTGTGAAGGAATCaacattcatttcttttatttctgcttcaaagcttcaagctttcaacaacaagtaatttcagaagtgtgtacctggaagtgtTTACAGTTGAAGAAGAATAGAAGTCAGCAAAGTAACAATAGGAGCAACACCAAACAGCatcagtaacagcaggtaacaaaCAAGGCAGTGGAAATAGAAACCCCAGATAGACCAAACTTCAGGAAATAAACCAATGCAAACTACAACCAGTGAGCTCAGTTTAAACTTGGAAGGATCAGAATCGATTGAACAAGTAGAAGAACAAATGAAATCCATACAACAATGTGAAGAAAACAGTTCCTGATTTTTCTTATCCTTTCTCTCTTGTATCTTTGTCCCTGTATATCAAAATTTGTTCCCCTTTTATCAGCTTcaaatcaaccctttaacagcctgtttagaccatcagaacaccctcccatgtgctgctcattttcagtttccactcattATTTAAATAAGAGCACAaccccatgacattcccttggcaggcttaactttttagtaatgtttattatttctgaaacttaaagcagaatatgggcagcaggatgtagtctgacagcatatgctgtcaaactatttaattcaaaaagcacttaggcagggcacaggctgtgcacaaaatgcacatgttgtgcacaagtgcacatgccttccaatttcAGAACTGTGACTAAATAGAACATTgatttttacatttctgattcaaattaacaattataagcactaaactcagttcctaaatGATTCAGGCCATGCTTATCaaaagtaaatcgatttgttatttgttcaggcagctgaaactaattgacgacacatatcgactcgactatattaatcataacatgtacaatcgtagccaaaatcagacatttaacagtatcgaacgcatgatttgaattgtactgactaagcagaattgtactcgaggaatcagttaatcagttcaaatttgaaattcaactaattgcacaacaaatacatacatacacattatcagaacaagtagaaaaaggactcaatcaaacaacagaggttcaggcaaggtggacaggacacagtcggTAAAATTCGAAACACAAACTTCACAACAACATGAACAGCCTTTTAAACAAACATGGACtaacagaataaagaaaagaaaacaaaactcaccttaaatcccgaaaaatcaaaaaccttaacttggattcgaacagacctttcttaaggctgaacggactttaattgaagtgtttctcagatgagaaacacttcgattaaggtccattagaccttaatctcttggtttaaacgagatacggaccagtgacgaggaaccctaaggttccaaagattagatctgggattcatgcttccctggtcagattcggaccaaaccaagcatggtttggtcacgaggggggtctggggagtgtctggtgtgaaactggggttaaacggtgtaagtcaagttccgactcgaatcttcaaacgaagattcgagaaggtgggaagggattcgagttaagtagttaacagatccatgttcaggatggcaagggggttctatggtgttaagggtggggttaccggcgtccatgccgccggctttcatggtgaagaatacaggggcggctagggttttggaggggaaagggatgaggacgaaggtgacctaaggctggggttcggataggggggcagggtaaggttatgggtttatatagttagtggataggtggatcctggccgttggatgagatgtgatgaagggccaggatccttcaactaacggggaacggtgtcgtttcgagggtaaagggttggggtcggtccgggtgagacgggtcgggtctgttagtgggtacggggtgtgagatcttggccgttggatcagtttggtttgaatggttgagatggatcggcattgaaacgacgtagttttggtgttaaactacgtcgttttgtggcctgggggtgggctgttcggactggtggcttgggccgttcatttgggcttcagattttgaaatgggcacggcccaaattcatttaaaacaaatttttaccctctttttctttatttctaatttcctaaatacacaacctaattaaataaaactagacaccattaattaacacttaatatatttatttcacgcgtataaaatgttaaaagtaggtaaaattaaacaaggcaacgaatcaggacaaaagaaatgcgtatttttgtgatCTCCCATTTAACAATCGGATTACGGTTCACATTACGCACGACacatacattttgtattttgtttttaataaaaatgggcaaaaatcataaataattaacaaagtgccatgtaaaaatccaaatttgtacagcaggaccatttgttattattttttaattcttttggagcgattgtcgcgtaagacaaaaatcacgtgctcacaagtacAAACACATAGAATATGAAAATCGTCACATATTGGTGATCCAATATTTGTGACATTTTGATTCCCTAGTAGTTTTAGTCTATTACAAATCGAAATGTCTAGTGACTTCTTGTAGTAGTAGGCATCATCCAGATCCTTTGATAGTTGTAAGCTCACAAAATGTGGTGGAGTTGGATGTATTTTTGCTGTATCCTTGCTTGGTTGCCAAAAAACATCTTTGCATGCATCTTTTGCCAAAAGATGTGCTACTTGGTTTCCTTCACGAAAGTTATGCCGTAGGAACATGTCCTTCAACTAGAGCATCAATAACCTGCATGAATGAACAATGTTAGTTACGATAAAGTGATCTTGTTTTATTGCATTGATGGCTTCAATGGAGTCTGTTTCTTCTTCTAGTGGGAATAGGTCGTAATTGTTGCTATTCTTAGCCCTTCTTGGATTGCTTGAAGTTCTGAGTGAAGAGGAAATAGGGCTTTGTCtatcttctgaaaccctaatatCCATTTTCCATAATGGTTTTTAAAAACTCCTCCAATGCTTGATTTGTTACCTTCGAGTTTGAAGGCCCCATCAGTGTTCAGTTTATACCAGTGACATTGTGGGGGATGCCATTTTATAGTTATAGTTGATTTATCCGTGGGGGTTATTCCTGTGGAGTTGAAGAATAGGAATTCAAAGGCCACATTGCAAATGTCTTTCATGCATGGGGAGTAGTGAGTGTTATTGAAGTTATTGTTGTTTCTATTAATCCAAATTCCCCATAAAAGAAAAGGGAGTAGATTATTCCAAGGAAGTTTTAGGGGGAGGGTGTTGATGTTCATGTCCTTTAATTTGGTGAGCCAATGAGTGTCCTCGTTAAAAACCAGATTTACAATTTTTAGCTGTTTCCATAGGCAGGAGACAATAGGGCATGTGAGAAAGATGTGAGTGATTGTCTCTTCTTGATCTTGGCAACTGAGGCAGTTTGGGTTTATGTTAATCCCAATATGGTGGAGATATGATcggcaaggaattttgttatgtaatatttgccaaataaaattttttattttattaggacAAGGTAATTTCCATATCCAATCGAACTCGTGTTTAATATCAGTGTTCCAATGGTTCAGTAATTGGTAGCAAGATTTTGTGTTGAATATTTCATTTGGGATAAGCCTCCATAAAGGCTTATCAAAGTTTAGTAGAGGTTGAGGTATTGAGTTGACCTTATCCAAGatggtggggggaggggggatgtTAAAGGAGGTTTTGTTGAAGTTCCACTTCCCTTTGTGAAGTAATTTCTTTATTAGAAGGATGTTCTCATTTAATTGAAGAGGGCCTTCAATGCATTCTCTCAATGGTGGTAATTCGGGGATCCATCGAGTCTCCCAACTATTTAGGTTGGAGGTTTTACCAAAGAGCCATTGAATTCCTTGGCTACAAGTTTTCCATCCATTAATGATACTCTTCCATATGAAAGAGGAGTGGTTGTAACTCTTATTGCTATATTTACGGATTAGAAGGTTTGCCCAGGGGATGGATGTATTGTTAAGTAATCTCCATGATAATCCACTTAACAATACTTTATTTTTTGAATGGGAATTTTTCATTCCTAGTCCTCCCATATCTTTAGGCTTAGTAATTATATTCCAATTAATAAGATGAAGTTTTTTACGATCCGTCGTGGTGCCCCAAATAAAATTTCTTTGAATTTAATCAATTTGCTTATGAATTTTTTTGGGGAGCATGGTGTATTGCATGGCATGGTTGAGGATTGAATTAAGAGTTGCTAGTGCTAAAGTAGTCCTTCCTGTTATATTCAGGAGGTTTGTTTTCCAGTTGGAAAGCTTAGCCCGCATTTTATCAATAATTAACTGATAGTCGGATGCCTTGGGAGCATTGTTGAGGTTTGGAAAGCCTAGATAGTTCCCAAATTTTTTGGTAATCTTAATGTTGAATCCTAAGGCAATTTCCTTTGCCAACGTTAAAGGACAATTTTGTGAGAacattatttttgatttttccttATTGATTTTTTGCCCTGACATATTACAAAAGGTATTAAGGCAGTTCTTGATGGTGCAATAATTTTTTTATCAGCCTTCGCCATAAGGGTTAGGTCGTCTGCAAAGAATAAATGGGATAGATATATGTGATGGTTATTTAGGCTAATAGGATTCCAAAGATGAGTATCTACTTGATGAAGGATCAGACGTGACAACATTTTCATACACAAGATGAAAATGAAGGGTGATAGAGGACATCCTTGTCATATTCCCCTACTTGGGGCAAAAAAAGAAGTTGTAACACCATTTACCAAAATAACAATATTGTTAGTACTGATACAATTCATAATGAGATTCTTTA includes these proteins:
- the LOC107817168 gene encoding uncharacterized protein LOC107817168, producing the protein MSHSLAAVPLPRFATVLAAAKQPRLRPNPKPQNGKQKITTTNPSVPPATVKKTTSGFNSRSKEPTWQCVQNCGACCKLDKGPNFPTAEEIFDDPSDVELFQSMVGSDGWCIHFEKSTRKCSIYADRPYFCRVEPAIFETLYGIETKKFNKEACSSCIDTIKAIYGSSSKELENYNAAVWSST